A window of the Diabrotica undecimpunctata isolate CICGRU chromosome 1, icDiaUnde3, whole genome shotgun sequence genome harbors these coding sequences:
- the LOC140439830 gene encoding polygalacturonase-like produces MLYLSSNNPNIMRTLQLFGFFFLCSIAHALNLTASCTIDRFDHVDTVVSQCKSITVESFAVPAGQTLKLHLQYGTTLTFNGNIAFAYSEWDGPLIWIKGDGITIQGTESHLLNGRGELWWDGHGDHSNKKKPQLMLIQATGNSLFKDIKVKNCPHTCIGISDSHDITLQHWTIDCQDGDTKGGANTDGFDIAKSYKVTIKDTTVRNQDDCICVNQGQHLTFQNMHCIGGHGLSLASGLWDTYELNTIYNVTFKDSIVENSRNAIHIKTIPVNNKKGEITSITYDNIKLIGISYYAINVQEDYTNDGPTGNPLGNIPVKDLKIHNVYGTMTGSNSVKVYILCGSGGCSNWNWSDINVSGAAKSNACNFTPNGFNC; encoded by the exons CAAGCTGCACAATTGATAGGTTTGACCATGTTGATACCGTCGTTAGCCAATGCAAATCTATAACCGTTGAAAGTTTTGCAGTACCTGCCGGCCAAACCTTAAAACTACATTTACAATATGGTACCACCCTGACTTTTAATGGAAACATTGCGTTTGCTTACAGTGAGTGGGATGGTCCTCTTATATGGATTAAAGGCGACGGCATCACGATACAAGGAACAGAAA gTCATTTGCTAAATGGTCGTGGTGAGCTATGGTGGGACGGACATGGTGACCACAGCAATAAGAAGAAACCCCAATTAATGTTAATTCAAGCAACGGGAAATTCACTTTTTAAGGATATTAAGGTAAAGAATTGTCCTCACACATGTATTGGTATCTCGGATTCCCATGATATCACTCTCCAACACTGGACTATTGATTGCCAAGATGGAGATACA aaaggAGGAGCTAACACCGACGGATTTGATATTGCAAAGTCCTACAAAGTAACAATAAAAGATACTACAGTACGGAACCAAGATGACTGTATTTGTGTGAATCAAGGTCAGCATTTAACATTTCAAAACATGCACTGCATTGGGGGCCATGGATTAAGTCTTGCATCAGGATTGTGGGATACCTATGAGCTAAACACCATTTACAACGTAACATTTAAAGATTCCATAGTAGAAAATTCACGTAACGCTATTCATATTAAAACTATACCAGTAAATAATAAGAAAGGCGAAATCACCAGCATCACTTACGATAATATTAAGTTAATAG GAATTTCATATTATGCAATTAACGTACAGGAAGATTACACCAACGATGGACCAACTGGAAACCCTCTAGGAAATATCCCAGTGAAAGACCTAAAAATTCATAACGTCTATGGAACAATGACAGGTTCAAACTCAGTTAAAGTTTACATTCTTTGTGGAAGTGGGGGCTGCTCGAATTGGAACTGGTCTGACATCAATGTCTCAGGAGCTGCTAAGTCAAATGCTTGTAATTTTACACCAAATGGATTTAATtgttaa